The nucleotide sequence GTTCGTGTCGTCGTACGCGCCGCCGCCGGTGCCGTCGGTCGCCGGGGCGTAGACCGCCGGGTGAGCCTTGGCCGCGGCATACGCGGTCTTCGCGGCGGCGCCGCAACGGGCTGCGAACGCGGCGTCGTACGGGGCGAAGAGGCGGGCGCACTGGGCGGCCACGGCGGCCAGGTTGAGCGTGGCGGTGGTGGACGGCGGGTGCAGCTCGCGGGGCTGCGGGTCGTCCTGCGGCGCGAGCGGCAGGCCGGTCCAGTTCCGGTCGTGGATCTTGTGGTGGACCATCCCGGCCAGCGGCCGGCCGGCCGGCACCTGCATGCGCAGCAGGAACTCCAGCTCCCACCGGGCCTCGTCGAGGATGTCGGGGACCTGGTTGCCGCGCTCCGGCACGCGCAGGGTGCTGTCGCCCAGCGCCGCGCCGCCGGCCGCCGTCTCCGCCGTCCTGGTCCGCTCGAACGCGTTGAGCAGCTGGTAGGTGGCGATGCCGCCGTTGACGACGTACTTGCCGTGGTCACCGGCGTCGTACCAGCCGCCGCGCACGTCGAGGGAGTGGTCGCAGACGCCGGGCTGGCAGGGCACGTCGGTGTCGCCCTGGTTGGGCGCCACACCGAGGTGGCCGGCCGGGCGGGCGTAGGCGGCGCCGATCAGGTCACCGTCGATCGGGGTGCCGCTGCGCTGGGCGTAGAAGAACTGGAGCGAGTCGGCGCGCAGCCGGTCGTAGAGGGTGCCGGAGATGTCGAACGGGTGGCTGGTCTCGCCGTCGACGACGAGGGTGTAGCCGGTGCCCGGGGTGCGGTACGCGGAGAAGTCGACGGTCTGCACCGGCTGCCCCGACGCCGGGTCGGTGCCGCGTGGTGTGGTGGTCCCGTCGGCCACGACGGTCCCGGCGGCCGACCGCAGCTGCCACGGCAGCGCCTCGGCGGCGTCGGTGACCACGGTGGCGTGCTTCGGCCCGCCGGGCAGGTAGCCGACCTGGTTGACCCGCACCCGCGGCCCGGTGTCCGGCTCGTAGGGCGGGGCGGCCTCGCCGCCGCGCAGGGACACGTTGTCCAGGCAGAACGTCTGCGCCTCCGCGCTGCCGCCGACCTGGAAGATCAGTTGCGCGCCGGCGTTGTCGGCCGGGGCGGTGAACGTCGTGGTGACGTGCCGTGCGGCGCCGGTGGCGGTCGCGTCGACGCTCGCGTACGTCGTGTAGGGCGCGCTGCCGAGCTGGAGCACCGCCCGCAGCGCCGCGCCGGGGGTGGCGGAGATGTCGAAGGACAGCTCGTACTCGGCGCCGGCGATCAGCGGCACGGCGTCCTGCCCGATGCCGGCGTCCCAGGGGTTGGCGAGCCCGCCGGCGACGGCGGTGCAGAGCCGGCCGTCGCTGACCCCGAGCTCGCCGGTGCCGTAGGAGAACCAGGGGGACGTGCCGGCGCTGAAGTCGCCGTTGCGCAGCTGTTCGGGGGCGTCCGGCGGCACCTCGGCGCGGGCCGGGCCGGCGGTGCCGCCGGCGAGTGCGAGGGTGGTGGCCGCGGCGAGGGCGGTGAGCCGGCGTCGGGATGGGGTCACGGAGGTTCCTTCCGTGCGCGGGGACGGGTCGGGAGCTGGGAGCGCTCCCAATGCGGTCCGATGTTTCCAGCGCGCTGCGCCGCTGTCAATCGATCCGGTCCGATGGCCGCGCGCCGCGCCGACAGTGAGATTCACCGCGCCACGTAGCATGGTCCTGATCTCCTAGAGACAACCGAACCCTCCAACTGGCAGGCTGCGTCCCATGACCCTGAAGCTTCGTTCCGTCGGGGCGAGCGACCGTGGGCTGATCCGCAGTGGCAACCAGGACGCCCAGCACGCCGGCCGGTGGCTCGTCGCCGTGGCCGACGGCATGGGCGGCATGGCCGCCGGTGACCTGGCCAGCCGCATCGCGATGGACGCGGTCACGCCGCTGGACGTGGAGACTCCCGAGGACGGGCTGGTCGCGGCCCTCCAGGGCGGCATCGAGCTGGCCACCGCGCGGATCCGGCAGGCCGTCGAGGAGGACCCGGAACGCCAGGGCATGGGCACCACCCTCACCGCGCTGCTGTTCGCCCGCACGGGCAGCTGCCTGGCCCTCGCCCACGTCGGCGACTCCCGGGCCTACCTGTTCCGGGAGGGCGTGCTCAAGCAGGTCACCCGGGACGACACCTTCGTGCAGATGCTGGTCGACCAGGGCGTGATCACCGCCGAACAGGCGAGCAGCCACCCCCGCCGGGCCGTGGTGACCCAGGCGTTGCAGGGTGACGAGGTCTCCCCGACCTACGCCACCATGGTCCCCTGGGCCGGCGACCGCTGGCTGCTGTGCAGCGACGGGCTCTCCAACGTGGTCCGCCCCGACACCCTCGCCGAGGTGCTCGGCGGCCATCCCGACCGCGAGGCGTGCGCGGCCAAGCTGATCGACCTGGCGTTGCGGGCCGGCGGCCCGGACAACGTCACCGTGGTCATCGCGGACGTGGTCGACGAGTAGCCGGGGTCAGCGCCGGCGCGGGCTGGCCCGCCGGGTGGGCTCGGCGCTGGTGGGGTCCTCCGGCCACGGGTGCCGCGGATACCGCCCCCGCAGCTCCGACCGCACCTGCGGGTAACCGGTCTGCCAGAACGAGGCCAGGTCGGCGGTGACCGCCACCGGCCGGCCGGCCGGGGAGAGCAGGTGCAGCAGCACCGGCACCCGGCCGTCGGCGATCCGCGGCGCGGCGGCCCAGCCGAACGTCTCCTGGAGCTTCACGGCCAGCACCGGGGCGGCCGGGTCGGCGTAGTCCAGCCGGATCCGCGATCCACTCGGCACGGAAAGCCGCTCCGGCGCCAGCTCGTCGAGCCGCGCCGCCTGCCGCCAGTCCAGCAGCCGGCGCAGCGCCGCCGCCACGTCGACCCGGGCCAGGTCGGCCCGGCGGCGCGCGCGGGCCAGCTCCGGGCCCAGCCACGTCGGCGCCGCGGTGAGCAGCGCGGCGTCGGACACGTCCGGCCACTCGTCGCCGAGCGCCCGCCGGCAGAAGGCCAGCCGCCGGCGCAGCGCCATGGCCTCCGGCGTCCAGGTGAGCAGGGCCAAGCCCTCCTGGCGCAGCCCCGCGAGCACCGCCTCGGCGAGCCGCGCCGGATCGGGTGCCGCCAGGGGCCGGTCGACCAGCTCGATGGCGCCGAGCCGGACCACCTCCCGGGCCACCACGTCCCCGCCGGACCAGCCGACCTCACGGGCGTCGCGCAGCAGCGGCCCACCGGCCTCCCGGGCGGTCGCCTCGTCCACCGGGGTGGCCAGCCGGATCCGCGCGGTCGGCGCGCCGGGGGAGCGGTCCGCCACGGCAATGGCCAGCCATTCCGATCCCACGAGCCCCGACCCGGCCGCCAGCTCCGCGGCGGTCCCACCGGCCATCAGGTAGGCGGACCCGCCCGCCCGCCGCACCCGCGCCAACCGCTCCGGGTACGCCAGCCCCACCACGATCCCCGCGGCCAGGTCATCCGGGAGCCGTCCCGCGCGGGGAGGGGGCGGGGTGGGAAGGGCGGTGCGCAGGCGGCGTACCTCGGCGCGCCAGCGGGCGGTCGCCGCCGGGTCCGCCCCCGTGCGCAGGCGGCGCCACAGGGCCGTGAGGTCATCTCCGGCGCCGCCCAGCGTCTCCTCGGCCAGCAGCGCCACGATCTCGGCGGCCCGGTCGGCGCTGACTCGTTCCGCGCCGTCGAGCAGCGCGCGGGCCAGCCGGGGGTGCGCGCCGGCGGACGCGATGGCCCGGCCGCGGGCGGTGATCCGGCCGTCGGCGTCGACCGCGCCGAGCGTGGTCAGCGTGTCCCGGGCGACGGCCAGCGCGGCCGGCGGCGGGGGATCGGGCAGCGCCAGGCCGGCGCCGTCCGGGGTGCCCCAGGCGGCCAGCTCCAGCGCGAACCCGGTCAGGTCGGCGGTGGCGATCTCCGGCTCGGGCTGCGGAGCGAGCCGGGCGTGGGTCGCCTCGGACCAGCACCGGTAGACCGCACCCGGCGCCTCCCGCCCCGCGCGGCCGGCCCGCTGGGTGGCCGCCGCCCGGGACACCGGCACGGTGACCAGCGCGCCCAGCCCGCGGGCCAGGTCGGTGCGGGCCACGCGGCTCAGCCCGGCGTCCACCACGACCCGGACGCCCGGCACGGTCAGGCTGCTCTCCGCCACGGCGGTGGCCAGCACCACCCGGCGCCGCCCGGGTAGTGGCGTGAGGGCCGCGTCCTGCGCCGCGCCGGAGAGCCGGCCGTGCAGGGGCAGCACGGCGACCGCCTCGCGCAGGTCGGCCAGGCGGCCCGCCATGGCCGCGATCTCGCCGGCGCCGGGCAGGAAGACCAGCACGTCCCCGTCCCGCTCGCGCAGGGCCCGGCGCACCGTCCCCGCCACGTGGTCCAGCAGCGCCGGGTCGACGCGGCCCGCGCCGGGCGCGGCGACCGGGCGGGGCGGGGGCGCCCAGATCCGGTCCACCCGGTGCAGGGCGGCGTCGGCCCGGACCACCGGCGCGGCAGCGCCGCCGCCGAGCAGCGCGGCGAACCGGTCCGCCTGCGGGGTGGCCGACATGGCCAGCAGCCACAGGTCCGGCCGGAGCGTGCCGCGGGCCTCCACGCCGAACGCCAGGGCCAGGTCGGCGTCGAGCTGCCGCTCGTGGACCTCGTCGAGCAGCACCGCGCCGACGCCGGGCAGCTCCGGGTCGTGGTGCAGCCGGCGGACCAGCAGGCCGGTGGTGACCACCTCGATCCGGGTCCGCGGGCCGGTCCGGCGCTCGCCGCGCACCGCGTACCCGATCCGGTCGCCGACCCGCTCCCCGAGCAGGGCGGCCATCCGGTGCGCGGCGGCCCGCGCGGCCACCCGGCGGGGCTGGGCGATCACGACCCGGCCGGGAACCTCGCCGGCCACCGCCAGCGGCGCGAGGGTGGTCTTGCCGGTGCCCGGGGGCGCCACGAGGACCGCCGCGCCGGCCGCGTCCAGCGCCTCGACCAGCGCCGGCAGCACCGGCCGGACCGGCAGGTCCAGGGCGACGTCGGAGAGCACGGACCCACTCTCGCACCCCGGGCCGGGCGGCCGGCGCCGGGTCCTGTTCGACTTCTCACATTGACCGTGACCGTTTCCTCGCGTGGAGTGACGGGATGGCGATGATGGCGTACGACGAGAGGTCGGCCGAGGCCTTCGCGGCGACCCGGCACGTGCCGGCCGACGGCCTGGCGAGCTGGCGCGCCGCGGTGGCCCGGCACCTGCCCGCCGGGCCCGGGAAGCGGGTGCTCGACGTGGGCGCGGGCACCGGCGCGTGGGCCGCCGCCTTCCGGGCCTGGTACGGGGTGGACGTGCTGGCGGTCGAGCCGGCGGCGGCCATGCGGGCCCGCTCGGCGTACCCGGGGATGGTGGCCGGTCGGGCGGAGGCGCTGCCCCTCGCGGCGGCCGGCCTGGACGGCGCGTGGCTCTCCACGGTGGTGCACCACCTGCCCGACCTGCCCGCGGTCGCCGCCGAGTTGCGCCGGGTGCTGCGGCCCGGCGCGCCGGTGCTGATCCGGTCGGTCTTCGCCGGACGGGGCGGTGGCGTCACGCTGTTCCGCTGGTTCCCGGAGGCGCTGCGGGTGCTGGAGGGTTATCCCTCGGTGGCCGAGGTCTGCGCGGCGTTCGAGCCGGCCGGGTTCGCCCCGGTCGCGCTGGAGCCGGTGCCGCAGGTCAGCGCGCCATCGCTGCGGGCGGCGGCCGAAGGGCTGCGCCGCGCCGCGCACACGCCGCTGGTGCTGCTCGACGACGCCGACTACGACCGGGGGGTACGCCGGCTGCGCGCCGCGGCGCGGCGGACGCCGGACGCCCCGGTGGTCGACGCGCTGGACCTGCTGGTGCTGCGCTGAACGCGGAACGGCCCGGCCGGCGCAGCGCCGACCGGGCCGGAGTGGACGTCAACGGTGGCCGGGCCCGCCGACCCGGCCACCGCCGCCACCCCCCTAGTACGTTCCGTCGAGCTGCCCGCGCAGCTTCGTGAGCGCCCGGGCCAGCAGCCGGGACACGTGCATCTGGGAGACGCCGATCTGCTCGGCGATCTGGGACTGGGTGAGGTTGCCGTAGAAGCGCAGCGTGAGGATCTTCTGCTCGCGCTCGTCGAGGGTGGCCAGCGCGGGCCCGAGGGCGACGCGCAGCTCGGCCAGCTCGAACTCGCCGTCCTCGCCGCCGAGCATGTCGCCCAGCTCGGTGGCCCGGTCGCCGTCGCCCGTCGGGGTGGACAGCGACACCGCGTTGTAGGCGCGGGCACCCTCCAGGCCCTCCAGGACCTCTTCCTCGGTGAGGTTGAGGTGGCCGGCGATGTCGGCGACGGTCGGCGAGCGGCCGAGGGTCTGCAGCAGCGTGCTGTTGGCGTCGGAGATGGCCAGCCGCAGCTCCTGGAGGCGGCGCGGCACCCGGATGTCCCAGGTGCGGTCGCGGAAGTGGCGCTTCAGCTCGCCGATGATGGTCGGGATGGCGTAGCCGGCGAAGTCGACGCCGCGGGACGGGTCGAACTTGTCGATCGCCTTGATGAGGCCGACGGCGGCGGTCTGCGCCAGGTCGTCGGTGGGCTCGCCCCGGCCGCTGTAGCGGTGGGCGAGGTGGTTGGCGAGAGGCAGCCAGGCCTCGATCGCCCGGTCGCGCAGCGCGGCGCGCGACGGGTGGTGGGCGGGCAGTGCCGCCATCGCGTGGAGCAGGTCGGCGGCGCTGTCGGTGAGCGCCCGCGGGTCGAGCTTCTCGGAGGTGGACGGCGTTCTCGTCGCCGGCTCGCTGATCGTGTGCGCGGTCATGGGTGGTCCTCCCTGCACCTCGTCCGCGAAACAAAAAGACGTGACGCTTCGGTTTAGCTTCAGTTAGGCCGTTCGGAAGCCACCTTAACCTGATCGGCCTGAGGAAATCTAGCCGAAAGTACGATGTACTTAAGCCGTGTCTGGGCACCGAACGGCATGAAGCCGGGCATACACCCTTTGGACGGCCGCGCGGGGCCGGCTGGCCGTACGGACGAACCAGGGGACCGACCGGTCAACATGAAACCCGACACTCGGTTCAGACTGTCGCCATTCCGTCGTTGTCCCGCCAACGGGACCGCCCGTAGCGTCCAGGGTGTACACGTCTACGGAGGCACCGTGCTGGATCCCGCCGCTCCGCAACTCGTCGTCAACGCCCGGACGCTGCTGTTCAGCTGGCTCCCGGCAGACCCCGACGCCGTCGCGGCGCTCGTCCCGGCCGGCCTGCGCCCCCGTCCGGACCGTGCGGTGTTCCTCTGCCAGTACGTGGTGGACGACGAAACCCAGACCTCGGGGTTCGGCGCGTACTCGCTCACCTTCCTCGGTGTCTCACTCACGGACATGGACCCGCCCGACGGTGGGACACCGGGCGGCTGGTGGACGCACTACCTCGCCTCCAGCCCGCGCGTCCGGCAGTACGCGTCCGCCCGGGGCGCCCCCGCCGGGCCGGGGGAGACCCTGCTCGACGTCCGGGGCGGGCGGCTGACCGCCGAGACGTGGGCCGACGGGCGGCCGCTCGTCCAGGTCACCGCCCGGGTCGGGCACACCGGCACCGAGGCGTACAACGGCCACCACCGCTACCTCACGGCGCGCGACGGCGAGCTGATCGTGGCGGACTACCCGTACGTGGCCGAGCCGGTGTCGCCGTTCGAGGTCGAGTCGGTGGAGTTCCTCGCACCGGAGCACCCGGTCTACGCGCTCCGGCCGGCCAACCCGCTAGAGGTCTGCTGGGGCTTCTACTCGCCCCGGGTGTCGTTCGCATACCCGGCGCGGCCGAACGCGCTGGACGAACCGCTGCCCGCGGCCGAACCGGTCGCGGCGGCTCACCAGGTGCCGGCGCGCCGGGCGCGCAGCGGCCTGCCGTCCGGGTCGTAGACCAGCCGGTACGCCGGCAGCGCCCAGAGCCGCGTACGCCAGGGCAGCCGCTCCGGCCGGTGCGGTCGCAGCCGCCCCGGCGGGCGGGGGCCGACCCGCCCGGACTCGTGCCACCGCTCCAGCTCCGCGGCGGCCGCCGTGATGGCCGCGACCGCGTCGGCCGGGTCGAGCAGGTCGTGGTCCTCGCCGCCGTCCGGATCCCGGTCCAGGTGCTCACGCCACAACCGCAGCCGCAGCTCGCGGGCGAACACCCGGGCACCGTCGCCGAGCCCCGCCGGGTCGGCCGGGGCCCGCTCGTCCCGGGTCTCGTCCAGCACCGCGCAGGACAGCTCGCTGTCGTGGGTCCACGAGCGGCGGTTGAAGTTGTCGCTGCCCACGCTGGCCCAGACGTCGTCCACCACGCACACCTTCGCGTGGACGTACACCGGGGTGCCCTCGTGGTTCTCCACGTCGAAGACGTGCACCCGGTCCGGCGCGGCCCGGTGGCACAGCGCGAGGGCCTGCGCCCGGCCGACCATGTTGGGTGGCAGCGCCAGCCGGCCGTCCACGTCCGGGTGCCGGGGGACGACGGCCACCAGGTGCAGCTCCGGCTGCTCGCGCAGGGCCCGGGCGAAGAGGTCGGCGACCTCGGTCGACCAGAGGTACTGGTCCTCCAGGTAGATCAGCCGGCGGGCCCGGCGGACCGCCTTCGTGTAGCCGCGGGCCACGGTCCGCTCGCCGTCGGGGGCGAACGAGTAGCGCGGGCGCACGGCCGGGTAGGTGCGCAGCACCTGCACGTGGTGCGGACCGCAGGGGGGCGGGTCGGCGGGCTGGTCGGGCAGCGGGTCCGGGCTCAGGTCCGAGCCGCGGAGCCGGTCCCGCAGGTACGCCATCGGGTTCTCCGAGTCCAGCGGCATGGGGTCGGTCCACCGCTCCCGGAAGGTGGTGTCCAGCGCACCGACCACCGGCCCGCGCAACGCGAGCTGGACGTCGTGCCAGGGCGGGTGCGGGCCGTACCGCGGGGACATGGTCACCGGCTGCGGGTCCCCGCCGTGCGCGGCGTGGTCGCGCCGGCTGTGGCAGAGGTCGATCCCACCGGCGAAGGCGATGTCCCGCTCCGGGTCGCCGGGGCGGCGCAACACCACGAGCTTCTGGTGGTGCGAGCCCCCGCGGCGCACCCGCTGGTCGAGCAGCACCTCCCCGCCGGCGGCACAGATCGCCTCGCTGAGGCTGCGGTTCTCCTCCTCGCTGTAGGAGAGCGCGTCGAGGTGGGAGCGCCAGATGAGGCCCTTGACGACCACGCCGCGCTGGGCGGCCCGGGCGAACAGCTGCACCACGGTCGGGCCGTCCGGCCGCATCCGCTCGTCCGGGTCACCGCGCCAGTCGGTGAAGAAGAGATGGTCGCCGGCCCGCAGCTGCTCCACCTCGCTGACCAGCCGGTCGAAGTACGCGCCGCCGTGAATCAACGGCTCGGCGAGGTTTCCGCTCGTCCAGACGGGTAATTCAGACCCCGGGTTGGCGCGTTCCTGTGCGGAGAGGAACCACTGTCGCATCGTCACGTTCCAGCCCCCCGAGGTCGACAACGTCCTCACGGTAGGACCCCCGGCACGGCCCCGCACGCCGACGGTTTCCGTCGGTGGGGCGCTCGCGTGGGGGTGCACCGACCCTGGATCGCGAAACCGAGGAGGCCAACACATGTCCGCCGAGACGCCGAACACCGTGACCGAATACCGCGAGCAGGCGGTGGAGGGTGAACGGGGGGCGCTGGTGGCGGTCTTGTTGATGGTGATCCTCGGGGTGGCCGGCATCTTCGCCGTCTCCTGAGACCGCCGGCGGGCGCCCCGGGACACCGGGACGCCCGCCGGATCGAACGGTCAGGGGCGGTCGCCCTCGCCGCCGCTGTGCGGCATCCGCTCGGCCGGGATCACCCCGAGCCGGCCGGCCTGGTAGTCCTCGACCGCCTGGACCAGCTCGGCCCGGGTGTTCATGACGAACGGGCCGTAGTGCGCCACCGGCTCGCGGATCGGCTGGCCGCCCATGATGTAGAGCTCCAGCGCCGGGGTGTTGGCGTCCTGGCGGGCGTCGGCGGTGACGCGCAGCGCGTCGCCGGGCCCGTGCACGGCGAGCTGGCCGAGGTGGATCGGCCGGCGGTCGGTGCCCACCGTGCCCCGGCCGGCCAGCACGTAGACCAGCGCGTTGAAGTCCGGCCGCCAGGGCAGGCTCAGCTCGGCGCCGGGCTGGAGCGTCACGTGCGCGATGGTGATCGGGGTGTGGGTGGAGCCCGGCCCCCGGTGCCCGGCGACCTCGCCCGCGATCACCCGGATCAGCGCGCCGCCGTCGGGCGTGGTCAGCAGCGCCGACTCCTTGCCGCGGATGTCCTGGTAGCGCGGCGGGTTCATCTTCGCCACGCGGGGCAGGTTGACCCAGAGCTGGAGGCCGTGGAAGAGGCCACCGCTCAGCACCAGGTGCTCCGGCGGCGCCTCGATGTGCAGCAGGCCGCGGCCGGCCGTCATCCACTGGGTGTCGCCGTCGGTGATGCTGCCGCCGCCGCCCTGCGAGTCCTGGTGGTCCATGATCCCGTCGATCATGTAGGTCACCGTCTCGAAGCCCCGGTGCGGGTGCCACGGGGTGCCCTTCGGCTCTCCCGGGGCGTAGTCGACCTCGCCCATCTGGTCGAGGTGGATGAACGGGTCGAGCTCGGTCATCGGGACCCCGGCGAAGGCCCGGCGGACCGGGAAGCCCTCGCCCTCGTAGCCGTTGGGCGCGGTGGTCAGCCGGCGGACCGGGCGGAAGGTGGTGGACTCGCCGAGCTCCGGCAGGCGGGGCAGGACGAGGACGTCGTCGACGGTGATCGCGGGCATCGCGGGCTCCTTACTTGTCGGCCGGGGTGGACGACGCGTCGCGGTCGGCGCGCAGGCGCCGGCCGAGCCGTTCGAAGACCCGGGTGAGGCAGGCGACCTCGGCGTCGTCGAGGTCGTCCATGAGGTGGGTGCGCACGGAGCGCAGGTGGTGCGGCGCGGCCTCCCGCAGGGTCAGCAACCCGGCGGCGGTGAGCACCGCCTCGCTGCCACGCCGGTCGTCCGGGCAGGACTCCCGGGCCACCAGGCCGCGCTTCTGCATGGAGGAGATCTGGTACGTCAGCCGGCTCGGCGAGAACACCAGCCGGCCGGCCAGCTCGCCCATCCGCAGCCGCTGCCCGGGCGCCTCGGAGAGCAGCACCAGCACGTGGTAGTCGGCGAAGCTCAGCCGGCTGTCGTCGCGCAGGTCGTCCTCGAGCTGGGTGAACAGCCGCTGGCTCGCCTCGATGTACGCGCGCCAGCAGGCCAGCCGCTCGGCGTCCAGGCTCTCCGTCATGACCACGAGACTAGCACTATTTAAAATTTCAACAAGGCCGTCGCTGCGGTGGTGAGCCGCGCAACAGTGGGGTCGTCCGGCGGTGATTTTCGAATCTGAACCAGCGGGCGGGGCTAGGGTCGGAGCGTGGACGATCTCGACGTGCTGGACTGGCGTGAGCGGGTAGCCCGGCTCTACCTCTCCGACCTCGACCTGGCCGGCTTCCGGGCCGCCCGGGAGGAGCTGTTCCGCAGCCACCCCAGCAGCCCCGTGCCGCCCGCCGACCGGCCCGGCTTCACCGGGCTGCGCTGGTATCCGCCCGACCCGGCGGCCGTGGTCGAGGCGCCGCTGCGCCCCGCCTCGGGCACCGAGGCCATCGACACCGGCGGCCCCGACGGCGTGGTGCGCTACCGGCGGGTGGCGGTCGCCGAGACGCCCTGGGGGCCGCTCACCCTGTGGTGGATCGAGGCGTACGGGGGCGGGCTGTTCCTCCCGGTGCGCGACGCCACCTGTGGCGCCGAGAGCTACGGCGGCGGGCGCTACCTGACCGACACGGTGAAGGGCACCTTCGGGCGCGGCCTGACCGTGCTGCCCGGCAACCGGGTCCGCCTCGACGCCAACTACCTCTACAACCCGAGCTGCGCCTACGACGACCGGTGGGCCTGCCCGCTCGCCCCGCCGGAGAACCGGGTCGACGTGCCGATCCGCGCCGGCGAGCGGTCGTACCACTGAACGGCCGACGCCCCGGCGCGACGGTGCGCCGGGGCGTCGCGGGACCGACCGGTCAGCGGGCGGTGGTGCCGGTCGGGGTCAGGTGCATCCGGCCGAGCAGCTGACGGGCCTGGTCGGCCACGTCCGCGTCCACGGTGACCGCGTACTGGCTGGCCCGCAGCGAGCTGGCCGAGGTGAAGTCCCGCTGGCCCCCGGTCATGGCGTGGGCCACCGCGCCGAACACGGCGCCCCAGATCGCGCCGATCACCAGGCCCGCCAGGATCACCGCGACCCAGTTCCCCGCGGTGAAGATGCCGAACAGCAGCCCGATGAACAGGCCGAACCACGCGCCGGTACCCGCACCGACCAGGGCGGCCCGGCCCGTGGTCAGCCGGCCCATCACGGTCTCGACCAGCGTGAGGTTGGTCCCCACGATCGCGGTCCGTTCCACCGGGAACCGGTTGTCGGCCAGATAGTCCACCACCCGCTGGGCGGACGGATAGTCCGGGTACGACCCGATCGTGACGGTCGGCGGGCCGGTCTGGGGCCCGTGTCCGTCTCCGCTCGGCGGCAACGGACGGCCGCCCGGACCGGACGGGAGGTTGTCGCTGCCCGGCATCCCGGGCCGCCAGGCCGCGGTCGGGCTCGAGGAACTGGTCATGAGCATCCTCCTTCGTCAACCCGCCGCGTTCCCACCCCCGTCGGCCGGTAACGCGCCCGCCCGGACCGATGGCCGCGCATGCCGGCCGCCGGTCCGGGGTAGCCATCCGGGTGCGGACCGGACGGATCAGCGAGCACGGTTTCCTCGCCGACGGGCACAGCGCGGCCCTCGTCGACACCGCCGGCTCGGTCAACTGGTGGTGCCCGCCCCGCTTCGACGCACCGTCGGTGTTCGGGCGGCTGCTCGACGACGCGGCCGGGCACTGGAGCATCCGGCCCGTGGGCGAGTTCACCAGCACCCGGTCCTACCTGGACGACACGCTCGTGCTGCGTACCGTCTTCACCACCGCGACGGGGACGGCGGCCGTCACCGACGCCCTGGCGCTGGAGCCGGGCGCGCGCGGCCACCGGATCGGGCTGCGGTCGCCGCGGGTGCTCGCCCGGGTGGTCGAGGGGCTCGCCGGCGAGGTGCCCATGCGGGTCGACTACGCGCCGCGCTTTGAGTACGGCCGGGTCAACGCCTACCTCACCGAGACCGACGGGGTGATCGGTGCGACGGGCGGCGGGTGCCGGCTGGAGCTGCGCGCCAACGTGCCGCTGACCTGCGGCGAGGGCGCCGCCTGCGGGCGGTTCACCGCCCGCGCCGGCAGCACCCACCACTTCACCCTCGGGTACGCCCCGACCTACCGCGGCGGCGCGCCGGCGCTGCCCGACGCCGACCAGGTGCTGGCCGACGCCGTCGCCGGGTGGCGGTCCTGGGCCGCCCTGCACCAGTACGACGGCGACTACCACGACCTGGTCCGCCGCAGCGCCATGGTGGTGCAGGGCATGACCTACGGGCCCAGCGGGGCGGTGGTCGCGGCGGCCACCACCTCGATCCCCGAGGAGCTGGGCGGCGACCGCAACTACGACTACCGCTACGTCTGGCTGCGCGACTTCAGCCTCACGCTCCAGGCGCTCTGGCTGGCCGCCTGCCCGGATGAGGCGGACCGGCAGTTCACCTGGGTGGCCCGGGCGATGGGCCGGATCGACGACGAGCCG is from Micromonospora terminaliae and encodes:
- a CDS encoding PP2C family protein-serine/threonine phosphatase — translated: MTLKLRSVGASDRGLIRSGNQDAQHAGRWLVAVADGMGGMAAGDLASRIAMDAVTPLDVETPEDGLVAALQGGIELATARIRQAVEEDPERQGMGTTLTALLFARTGSCLALAHVGDSRAYLFREGVLKQVTRDDTFVQMLVDQGVITAEQASSHPRRAVVTQALQGDEVSPTYATMVPWAGDRWLLCSDGLSNVVRPDTLAEVLGGHPDREACAAKLIDLALRAGGPDNVTVVIADVVDE
- a CDS encoding class I SAM-dependent methyltransferase, which codes for MAMMAYDERSAEAFAATRHVPADGLASWRAAVARHLPAGPGKRVLDVGAGTGAWAAAFRAWYGVDVLAVEPAAAMRARSAYPGMVAGRAEALPLAAAGLDGAWLSTVVHHLPDLPAVAAELRRVLRPGAPVLIRSVFAGRGGGVTLFRWFPEALRVLEGYPSVAEVCAAFEPAGFAPVALEPVPQVSAPSLRAAAEGLRRAAHTPLVLLDDADYDRGVRRLRAAARRTPDAPVVDALDLLVLR
- a CDS encoding glycoside hydrolase family 9 protein, which encodes MTPSRRRLTALAAATTLALAGGTAGPARAEVPPDAPEQLRNGDFSAGTSPWFSYGTGELGVSDGRLCTAVAGGLANPWDAGIGQDAVPLIAGAEYELSFDISATPGAALRAVLQLGSAPYTTYASVDATATGAARHVTTTFTAPADNAGAQLIFQVGGSAEAQTFCLDNVSLRGGEAAPPYEPDTGPRVRVNQVGYLPGGPKHATVVTDAAEALPWQLRSAAGTVVADGTTTPRGTDPASGQPVQTVDFSAYRTPGTGYTLVVDGETSHPFDISGTLYDRLRADSLQFFYAQRSGTPIDGDLIGAAYARPAGHLGVAPNQGDTDVPCQPGVCDHSLDVRGGWYDAGDHGKYVVNGGIATYQLLNAFERTRTAETAAGGAALGDSTLRVPERGNQVPDILDEARWELEFLLRMQVPAGRPLAGMVHHKIHDRNWTGLPLAPQDDPQPRELHPPSTTATLNLAAVAAQCARLFAPYDAAFAARCGAAAKTAYAAAKAHPAVYAPATDGTGGGAYDDTNVTDEFYWAAAELWLTTGGSAYLADLTASPLHTADVFAPGGAFGWQSVAALGRLDLATVPNGLPAAERTRIRASVTAAADRYLATLRDQAYGLPLPGAADAYVWGSNSNVVNNAIVLATAFDLSRDAKYRDGAVQSADYLLGRNALNMSYVTGWGEQHARNQHSRIFAHQLNPDLPNPPAGSLAGGPNAALQDPYAANLLAGCAPMFCYVDDINSYATNEVAINWNSALAWLASFLADQGDAGAVPGPTCAVAYTTHGSWPDGFTTQVTVRNTGPSAVNGWSLRWAFTGDQRVASYWSAKLTQSGATVTARNESWNARIAPGGTITFGLTGSTSGGPNPRPNLITLNGQACTIS
- the hrpB gene encoding ATP-dependent helicase HrpB, whose protein sequence is MLSDVALDLPVRPVLPALVEALDAAGAAVLVAPPGTGKTTLAPLAVAGEVPGRVVIAQPRRVAARAAAHRMAALLGERVGDRIGYAVRGERRTGPRTRIEVVTTGLLVRRLHHDPELPGVGAVLLDEVHERQLDADLALAFGVEARGTLRPDLWLLAMSATPQADRFAALLGGGAAAPVVRADAALHRVDRIWAPPPRPVAAPGAGRVDPALLDHVAGTVRRALRERDGDVLVFLPGAGEIAAMAGRLADLREAVAVLPLHGRLSGAAQDAALTPLPGRRRVVLATAVAESSLTVPGVRVVVDAGLSRVARTDLARGLGALVTVPVSRAAATQRAGRAGREAPGAVYRCWSEATHARLAPQPEPEIATADLTGFALELAAWGTPDGAGLALPDPPPPAALAVARDTLTTLGAVDADGRITARGRAIASAGAHPRLARALLDGAERVSADRAAEIVALLAEETLGGAGDDLTALWRRLRTGADPAATARWRAEVRRLRTALPTPPPPRAGRLPDDLAAGIVVGLAYPERLARVRRAGGSAYLMAGGTAAELAAGSGLVGSEWLAIAVADRSPGAPTARIRLATPVDEATAREAGGPLLRDAREVGWSGGDVVAREVVRLGAIELVDRPLAAPDPARLAEAVLAGLRQEGLALLTWTPEAMALRRRLAFCRRALGDEWPDVSDAALLTAAPTWLGPELARARRRADLARVDVAAALRRLLDWRQAARLDELAPERLSVPSGSRIRLDYADPAAPVLAVKLQETFGWAAAPRIADGRVPVLLHLLSPAGRPVAVTADLASFWQTGYPQVRSELRGRYPRHPWPEDPTSAEPTRRASPRRR